From Fulvivirga lutea:
CTTTTCGCTTCGGAAATGAAGTCGATAATGGAATACGGTATTACTAAGGAACTGGACTTCACAGCCCTGCATACTTACCTGCAGCTCAATTACATTCCTGCTCCGAAAACGATATTCAAGCATGTAAAAAAGTTGCTTCCGGGTAATTACATCGAAGTAAAGAATGGAGAAGTTACCATTGAGCCTTACTATACCATCCCTTATGATCGCTCAAAAACAACTGAACTGAATTACGAAGAGCAGAAAAAGAAGCTGGCTGAATTGCTGGAAAGTTCTGTTCAGAAACGATTGGTGGCCGATGTGCCTCTGGGCTCTTTTCTCAGTGGCGGGGTAGACTCATCAGTTATTGCTGCGTTGGCTAAAAGGCATAAAGATGATCTACATACCTTTTCAATAGGGTTTCAAGATGAGAAGTTCTTCGATGAAACAGAATATGCCCGATCGGTAGCTAAAAAGATAGGAACTGATCACACCGTATTTTCGCTTACCAATGATGATTTATACAAGCATGTGCATTCCATTTTGGATTATATCGATGAGCCATTTGCTGACTCTTCGGCCATTGCGGTGTATATATTATCTCAAGAGACAAGAAAACATGCCACCGTTGCCTTGAGTGGCGATGGTGCCGATGAACTCTTTGCCGGCTATAATAAGCATGCGGCATTCCACCGAATTTTGGAAGGTGGAAGTGCAGCCAATATGGTGGGTGCTTTACAACCGCTATGGTATTTGCTGCCAAAATCAAGAAACAGCAGCATTACAAACACATTCAGGCAACTGCACCGCTTTAGCAAGGGCATGAAAATGACACCAAAAGAACGTTACTGGACGTGGGCAGGGTTTGTGAATGAATCTAATGCGATGAAGTTGTTGAGCGATGGGTCTAAAAACAAGCTAGATCAACAGCAGTATACTGATTTTAAATCTGAGCTGCTCAAGCATATTCCCGACAAGGAAACCATTAATGACTTGCTCTATACTGATATGCAGTTGGTGCTGCCCGATGACATGCTCACCAAAGTGGATAGAATGAGTATGGCCAATGCGTTAGAAGTGCGTGTGCCATTTTTGGATCATGAGCTGGTAGAATTTGCGTTTCAGCTGCCTGTAGATTCTAAAATTAATGGCTCCATTAGAAAACGAATTGTGCAGGATACCTTTCGGGATATATTGCCTGAAGAATTGTATAACCGCCCGAAGAAGGGGTTTGAAGTGCCTTTACTCAAGTGGTTTAGAAAAGAAATGCGCCATACGATTGAGAA
This genomic window contains:
- the asnB gene encoding asparagine synthase (glutamine-hydrolyzing), which encodes MCGITGIYAFNMIGRVSMINVANATAALEKRGPDFQDIYNDNTVALGHRRLSIIDPTPEGHQPLWDMGKRYGIIFNGEIYNYRELKKELLAQGMQFQSETDTEVLLNLYINEGKACLNKLNGFFAFAIFDYQEKSLFIARDRMGIKPLYYLLDDDRLLFASEMKSIMEYGITKELDFTALHTYLQLNYIPAPKTIFKHVKKLLPGNYIEVKNGEVTIEPYYTIPYDRSKTTELNYEEQKKKLAELLESSVQKRLVADVPLGSFLSGGVDSSVIAALAKRHKDDLHTFSIGFQDEKFFDETEYARSVAKKIGTDHTVFSLTNDDLYKHVHSILDYIDEPFADSSAIAVYILSQETRKHATVALSGDGADELFAGYNKHAAFHRILEGGSAANMVGALQPLWYLLPKSRNSSITNTFRQLHRFSKGMKMTPKERYWTWAGFVNESNAMKLLSDGSKNKLDQQQYTDFKSELLKHIPDKETINDLLYTDMQLVLPDDMLTKVDRMSMANALEVRVPFLDHELVEFAFQLPVDSKINGSIRKRIVQDTFRDILPEELYNRPKKGFEVPLLKWFRKEMRHTIENELLSDSFVAEQGIFDVRTTRQLKKKLFSSNPGDVHAQIWGLIVFQHWWKKYC